TTACGAGAACATGGCCGCCCTGGGCGTGCTCGGCGCACTGTTGTGTCTCGATCCGGCCTGGATCACCGGCCTTGTCCGGGAAAAATTCGCCAGGAAGGGCGAGGACGTCGTGGCCGCCAATCTGGCGGTTTTTGCTGCGGCCATGGACTGGACCGCCAGCCAGCAGGCCGCTTTTGCCTGTCTGGCTCCGCCGACGCACCAGGGCAAACGCCTTCTGCTTCACGGCAACGAAGCCATTGCCCTGGGCGCACTGGCTGCCGGCATCAATTTCTGTTCGTTTTATCCCATGACGCCCGGCACCTCCGTGGTGCAGACGGTCATCGACCATGCCGACGCCCTGGGCGTGGTGGTGGAACAGGCCGAAGACGAGATTGCCGCCGTCATCATGGCCCTCGGCGCGGCCTACGCCGGGGGACGCGCCCTGGTGTCCACCTCCGGCGGCGGGTTCGCCCTCATGGTCGAGGGCGTGTCCCTGTCCGGGATGCTCGAAACCCCGGTGGTCATTGTCGTGGCCCAGCGCCCCGGCCCGGCCACAGGACTGCCCACCCGCACCGAGCAGGCCGACCTCGATCTGGTCCTCTACGCCGGACACGGCGAATTTCCCCGGGCCATCTTCGCCCCGGGCGACCTGTCCCAGTGCTTTCAACTGGCTCACCGGGCGGTCTCCACGGCTGAGCAGTTCCAGTCGCCGGTTTTCATTTTGACCGATCAGTTTCTGGCCGATTCGTTTCGCGATACCGAGCCCTTTGCTTTGGCCGAGTTGCCGCCTGTGCCCCGGCCGCTTACTGCCGTGGCTGACGTCGGCGGCTACGAGCGGTACGCCGTGACCCCGTCCGGTGTTTCGCCGCGCCTTGTGCCGGGATTTGCCGCCACGACGGTGGTCCTCGACAGCGACGAACACACCCCGGACGGCCATCTGACCGAAGACCTGGGCGTGCGCGTGGTCATGCAGGACAAGCGGATGCGAAAACTCGGCGGCATGATGCAGGCCGCCCTGCCGCCTGACTTGTACGGCGAGGCGGCCGGGACCATGCTGCTTACCTGTTGGGGCTCGACCCTGGGGGCAGCCCTGGAAGCGGCGCAAATGCTGCGGGAGCGGGGCGAGCCGGCCAGCGTGCTCCATTTCAGCCAGGTCTATCCCCTCGTGCCGGACACGTTTGTGCCGCTTTTAGCTGCGGCCCGGCGCACGGTCATGGTGGAAGGCAATTTCGGCGGCCAGCTGGCCAAGCTCATCCGTCGGGAAACAGGCCATGTCTTTGACGCCCATGTGGCCCGCTACGACGGGCTGCCGTTTACGGCGGGTTTCATTGTCGACAAGCTTTTGGAGGTGGCCCGATGAGCGCGGCAACGCCGTATGGCGAGTTCGAAACGGCCTGGTGTCCCGGCTGCGGCAATTTCTCCATCCGAAAGGCCGTGGTTGCGGCCCTGACCGAACTCAAACTGCCGCCGCACAAGGTGGTCTTTTCCAGCGGCATCGGTCAGGCGGCCAAGGCCCCGCATTATATCCGGGTCAATGTCTTCAATGGTCTGCACGGCCGGTCCCTGCCGGCCGCCACCGGCATCAAGCTCGCCAATCCCGATTTGACCGTCTTTGCCGAATCCGGCGACGGCTGCTCTTACGGCGAAGGCGGCAACCACTTCCTGGCCGCCATCCGCCGCAATATCGACTTGACCTACATCGTCCACGACAACCTGATCTACGGTCTGACCAAAGGCCAAGCCAGCCCGACTACGCCCCTGGGCCAGAAAACCAAGACCCAGCCCCACGGCGCGCCCTCCCAGCCGTTTAACCCCCTGGCCGTGGCCGTGACCATGGGCGCGGGCTTCGTGGCCCGGGGCTTTGCCGGCGATATCGAACATCTGGCCGGATTGATCGCGGCCGCTGTCAGCCACCCCGGATTTGCGCTCATCGATGTGCTCCAGCCCTGCGTCTCCTTTAACAAGGTCAATACGTATGCCTGGTACAAGGAACGCTGCTACCGCCTCGGCAATGACCATGACCCCGCCGACCGCCGCGCCGCCCTGGAAAAGGCCCTGGAGTGGGGTGAAAAAATCCCCATAGGCATCCTCTGGAAAAGCGACCGGCCGCCCTTTGGCCCCACACCCAAGGCCCCCCTGGCCACAGCCGAGCCGAATATGGCAGTTTTAAGGGATATTTTGGAAAGTTATGCGTAGTTAAAAGAGGGAAGAGTGCCTCTGCGGCCGGGGACGAAGGAAAAGATGCCTCCGGCGGCCGGGGGGGATAATCCCCCCCGGACCCCCTTGATGGGAAACTCGTTTCAAGGGATTCCTGGGGCTGACTGGCAATTGAGTCGGTGATCGACGGAGTCAGCCGCAGTTGGGACGTGACAGGAACCACGGCTGCTCCGGCAGCCAACGGGCAGCGCTCTTTGGAGTTCCGACTGGGGAAGTCTGATCGAACGGTGCGCCTTGCAAGGCGGCGGGCGGACAGGGCGTCAGACCAGACCGGGAGGCGCAGGCGCTATCGCCGCTGGGCAAGAGGGCGAAACGGACCGGGAGTACAGGGCATGGACGGAGACTTAAAGTTTTTCTTGAAAGACAGCATCCGCAAGATGGTGGACTTTTCTCAGACCGCCCAGAACCAGGGACTGCCGCCCCCGCCCTTGCAAAAGCCGTATCCGGCCGATGCGGCCTTGCTGGCCCTGCCCCGGCCCGGCGAGTGGGCCGGCATTGGCGACGTGTCGGTGGCCGAGGCCATTGCCCGGCGCAAATCCCATCGCAGTTTTCACCGGGAGCTTTTGACCCTGGACGAACTGTCTTTTCTCCTGTGGGCCACCCAGGGGCTGCGCCAGGCTCCGGGGCTGGCCGGCGGACTGCGCACCGTGCCCTCCGCCGGCTGCCGCCACGCCTTTGAGACTTATCTGGCCATCTACAGGGTGCGGGGGCTTGAGCCGGCCCTGTACCGCTACCTGCCGGTGGAGCACGCCCTGGTCGAAACCGCCCGCATCGAACATCTGGATGAGGAGGTGGCCCTGGCCGCCTTCAACCAGGGCTTTGTGTCCCGGGGCGCGGTCACGTTTTTTTGGACGGCCGTGCCCGAGCGCATGGAATGGCGTTACGCCGAGGCCTCCTACAAGGTCATGGCCCTGGACGCCGGTCATGTCTGCCAGAACCTCTATCTGGCCTGTGAGGCCATCGGGGCAGGGACCTGCGCCATCGCCGCTTATGACCAGGAAGCCTGCGATACGCTTCTGGGTCTGGATGGAGAGAGCGAATTCACCATCTATCTGGCTCCGGTGGGCAAGGTCTAAAAACCGGCCGACAGGGCCGGCAAAGGAGGGAGAATCCATGGAACAAGCAGAAAAAACAGGGAAAAAAGTCGTGCTGTTCGCCTTTCGGGGCGACGTGTCGTGCTTTGTCCACGTGCTCCTAAACGCCATTGACTACCGGGAGAAGGGCTACGAAGCCAAAGTGGTGCTGGAAGGGGAGGCAACGAAGCTTGTGGCCCAATTGGCCAAGGCGGACAACCCCATGCACGCCTTGTTTGAAAAGACCAAGGCGCTCGGGCTGTTTGCCGGGGTGTGCCGGGCCTGCTCCCATGTCCTTGGCAGCCAGGAAGCCTGCGTGGCCGAGGGGATGGTCCTTCTGGACGATATGCATGGTCATCCGGGCATGGCCCGCTACAGCGAAGAGGGCTACAGCATCCTGATTTTCTAGGCCGCGTGCCTCACAAGACAACGTACGGGCATTTTTCCAGAAACAGTGT
This window of the Desulfovibrio sp. TomC genome carries:
- a CDS encoding 2-oxoacid:acceptor oxidoreductase subunit alpha — protein: MAASSVNIVIGGEAGQGLVTVGEFLARALARAGYALVVTQDYQSRIRGGHNTFAIRVDAKGVLAPTDSIDLLVALSADTLAIHKDRLTPRALVLADAAAGLDGLPGLAIPYKDLCPKPLYENMAALGVLGALLCLDPAWITGLVREKFARKGEDVVAANLAVFAAAMDWTASQQAAFACLAPPTHQGKRLLLHGNEAIALGALAAGINFCSFYPMTPGTSVVQTVIDHADALGVVVEQAEDEIAAVIMALGAAYAGGRALVSTSGGGFALMVEGVSLSGMLETPVVIVVAQRPGPATGLPTRTEQADLDLVLYAGHGEFPRAIFAPGDLSQCFQLAHRAVSTAEQFQSPVFILTDQFLADSFRDTEPFALAELPPVPRPLTAVADVGGYERYAVTPSGVSPRLVPGFAATTVVLDSDEHTPDGHLTEDLGVRVVMQDKRMRKLGGMMQAALPPDLYGEAAGTMLLTCWGSTLGAALEAAQMLRERGEPASVLHFSQVYPLVPDTFVPLLAAARRTVMVEGNFGGQLAKLIRRETGHVFDAHVARYDGLPFTAGFIVDKLLEVAR
- a CDS encoding 2-oxoacid:ferredoxin oxidoreductase subunit beta encodes the protein MSAATPYGEFETAWCPGCGNFSIRKAVVAALTELKLPPHKVVFSSGIGQAAKAPHYIRVNVFNGLHGRSLPAATGIKLANPDLTVFAESGDGCSYGEGGNHFLAAIRRNIDLTYIVHDNLIYGLTKGQASPTTPLGQKTKTQPHGAPSQPFNPLAVAVTMGAGFVARGFAGDIEHLAGLIAAAVSHPGFALIDVLQPCVSFNKVNTYAWYKERCYRLGNDHDPADRRAALEKALEWGEKIPIGILWKSDRPPFGPTPKAPLATAEPNMAVLRDILESYA
- a CDS encoding SagB/ThcOx family dehydrogenase, which gives rise to MDGDLKFFLKDSIRKMVDFSQTAQNQGLPPPPLQKPYPADAALLALPRPGEWAGIGDVSVAEAIARRKSHRSFHRELLTLDELSFLLWATQGLRQAPGLAGGLRTVPSAGCRHAFETYLAIYRVRGLEPALYRYLPVEHALVETARIEHLDEEVALAAFNQGFVSRGAVTFFWTAVPERMEWRYAEASYKVMALDAGHVCQNLYLACEAIGAGTCAIAAYDQEACDTLLGLDGESEFTIYLAPVGKV